Proteins from a single region of Bacillota bacterium:
- a CDS encoding resolvase, whose amino-acid sequence PGREKAGVAVVSRVRGTLAKLVVPASGCAERVRELACHHGASVIVIGNRTGAREMAAQLADMSVVQVEEDRSSMEARARYLHDHPGRGLARLLPLGLRTPDGPYDDYVAEILAARYFETRESAGIKGDTKNKHKR is encoded by the coding sequence ATCCTGGCAGGGAGAAAGCGGGTGTCGCCGTGGTGTCTCGCGTCAGGGGGACGCTGGCAAAACTGGTTGTGCCAGCTTCTGGGTGCGCCGAGCGCGTCAGGGAGCTCGCTTGCCACCATGGGGCATCGGTGATCGTGATCGGGAACAGGACAGGCGCTCGGGAGATGGCCGCTCAGCTCGCTGACATGAGTGTTGTCCAGGTCGAAGAGGACAGGTCGTCCATGGAAGCACGTGCGCGATACCTGCACGACCACCCCGGCCGTGGGCTCGCAAGGCTTCTGCCCTTGGGGCTCAGGACTCCTGACGGCCCATATGATGACTATGTTGCGGAGATACTTGCAGCAAGATACTTCGAGACCCGGGAATCGGCAGGAATCAAGGGTGACACGAAGAATAAACATAAGCGGTAG